In Candidatus Rokuibacteriota bacterium, the following are encoded in one genomic region:
- the der gene encoding ribosome biogenesis GTPase Der has product MVRPVIAIVGRPNVGTSTLFNRLVGRRQALVHDLPGVTRDRLYGVVTFDRWQGTMIDTGGFDPLTEHDLTRAVRRQVMAAIEEAELILFVVDGRAGVTPLDAEIARTLRRSQRPVLLVANKLDGPRQVAQVGEFFELGFAEVFPVSAENGRGVDELLEAVRSRTGGSHANSPPDGLRVAIIGHPNVGKSSLINALLGTDRLLVHAAPGTTRDAVDTPLSFRGRHYVLVDTAGIRRKGRVSAPLEKLAVVMALKSLERCEVAVVLLDATEGITAQDARIAGYAQQAGRATVLAVNKWDLVPPRSVRRAEVVDQLRDRLPFLDYSPVAFTSALTGLGLAELFDLVDQVAEEATKRIPTPLLTKTLSQAMERRPATAGGMPLVFHSASQVATLPPTFVVRVNQPGKIHFSYERYLVNALRQAFGFTGSPVRLAFRRGSSKKARR; this is encoded by the coding sequence ATGGTCAGGCCGGTCATCGCGATCGTGGGGCGCCCCAACGTCGGCACGTCCACGCTCTTCAACCGCCTGGTGGGCCGACGCCAGGCCCTGGTCCACGACCTCCCGGGCGTGACGCGCGACCGGCTCTACGGCGTGGTCACCTTCGACCGGTGGCAGGGGACCATGATCGACACGGGCGGGTTCGATCCCCTGACCGAGCACGATCTGACGCGCGCGGTCCGGCGCCAGGTCATGGCCGCGATCGAAGAGGCCGAGCTCATCCTCTTCGTGGTGGACGGGCGGGCCGGGGTCACCCCCCTCGACGCGGAAATCGCGCGAACCCTCAGGCGCTCGCAACGTCCGGTTCTGCTGGTCGCCAACAAGCTGGATGGTCCGCGCCAGGTTGCCCAGGTGGGTGAGTTCTTCGAGCTCGGCTTCGCCGAGGTGTTCCCGGTCTCGGCTGAGAACGGCCGGGGTGTCGACGAGCTCCTCGAAGCCGTCCGGAGCCGTACGGGTGGCTCACACGCCAACTCGCCACCCGACGGACTGCGCGTGGCGATCATCGGCCACCCCAACGTGGGGAAATCGTCGCTGATCAACGCGCTGCTGGGCACCGATCGCCTCCTGGTTCACGCGGCGCCCGGTACCACGCGCGATGCTGTGGACACGCCCCTCTCCTTCCGCGGGCGCCACTACGTGCTCGTCGACACCGCGGGCATCCGCCGCAAGGGCCGCGTCAGCGCGCCCTTGGAGAAGCTCGCCGTGGTGATGGCCCTCAAGAGCCTGGAGCGATGCGAGGTTGCCGTGGTCCTGCTGGACGCCACCGAAGGGATCACGGCCCAGGATGCCCGGATCGCGGGCTACGCCCAGCAGGCGGGACGGGCGACGGTGCTCGCCGTGAACAAGTGGGACCTGGTGCCGCCCCGGAGCGTCCGCCGGGCTGAGGTGGTCGATCAGCTCCGTGATCGGCTCCCGTTCCTGGACTACTCCCCGGTGGCCTTCACGTCTGCGCTGACCGGTCTCGGCCTCGCGGAGCTGTTTGACCTGGTGGATCAGGTGGCGGAGGAAGCGACGAAGCGGATCCCCACGCCGCTCCTCACCAAGACGCTCAGCCAAGCCATGGAGCGCCGTCCAGCGACAGCCGGCGGCATGCCGCTCGTTTTCCACTCGGCCTCCCAGGTTGCCACGCTGCCCCCGACGTTCGTCGTCCGCGTCAATCAACCGGGGAAAATCCACTTCTCCTACGAGCGCTATCTCGTGAACGCGCTCCGGCAGGCCTTCGGCTTCACGGGCTCCCCGGTGCGGCTCGCCTTCCGCCGAGGGTCGTCAAAGAAGGCAAGGCGGTAA
- a CDS encoding DUF512 domain-containing protein, protein MSRPSSAEGVVVAQVRRGSPAAEAGLLPGDRLLAINGAPLRDVIDFHFQAGEEVLRIALVRDGAAGVAIVQRRNGKGLGLELAPPRPGEITTCANKCVFCFIHQLPRGMRKSLYVKDDDYRLSFLHGNYITLTDLDEASLARIEAQRLSPLYVSVHATDPELRHRLLGEPRVKRAILPLMERLARAGIIMHAQIVLCPDWNDGPPLERSVVDLAGLYPGVATVAVVPVGLTRHRERLPTLRSVTPDEARTLVRVVEAWQHEFQARLGSRFVFAADELYILGGIEVPPARHYEGFPLLEDGVGLVRRFVDGWERVVRRLGSRGPYRHAASPTARRVTVVTGEMFAPRLTTLLGAVQRGDLVVEVIPVANDFFGRAIGVAGLLTGQDILQQLSTRALGDLVLIPAAALKDREGVLLDDLTPADLASHLGVGVKAVDPTPRALARALLGA, encoded by the coding sequence ATGTCCCGACCCTCGTCCGCTGAGGGCGTCGTCGTCGCGCAGGTGCGCAGGGGGAGTCCCGCCGCCGAGGCCGGGCTCCTGCCGGGAGACCGTCTGCTCGCCATCAACGGCGCGCCGCTCCGGGACGTCATCGACTTCCACTTCCAGGCCGGGGAGGAAGTGCTCCGGATCGCGCTCGTACGCGACGGCGCTGCCGGCGTGGCGATCGTCCAGCGCCGGAACGGCAAGGGGCTCGGGCTCGAGCTGGCGCCGCCGCGGCCGGGGGAGATCACCACCTGCGCGAACAAGTGCGTCTTCTGCTTCATCCACCAGCTCCCGCGCGGCATGCGGAAGAGCCTGTACGTGAAGGACGACGACTACCGGCTCTCCTTCCTGCACGGCAACTACATCACGCTCACCGACCTGGACGAGGCATCCCTTGCGCGGATCGAGGCGCAACGGCTGTCTCCGCTGTACGTGTCGGTCCACGCGACGGACCCCGAGCTGCGGCACCGCCTCCTCGGGGAGCCGCGGGTCAAGCGCGCGATCCTGCCGCTCATGGAGCGGCTCGCCCGCGCCGGGATCATCATGCACGCGCAGATCGTCCTCTGCCCCGACTGGAACGACGGTCCCCCCCTCGAGCGGAGCGTGGTGGATCTCGCGGGCCTCTATCCCGGGGTGGCGACCGTCGCCGTGGTTCCCGTCGGCCTCACGCGCCACAGGGAGCGCCTCCCCACGCTCCGGTCGGTGACGCCGGACGAGGCCCGGACCCTGGTGCGCGTGGTCGAGGCCTGGCAGCACGAGTTCCAAGCCCGGCTTGGGAGCCGCTTCGTGTTCGCGGCTGACGAGCTCTATATCCTGGGCGGAATCGAGGTCCCGCCGGCTCGGCACTACGAGGGCTTCCCGCTCCTGGAAGACGGCGTCGGGCTCGTCCGCCGCTTCGTCGACGGGTGGGAGCGCGTAGTCCGCCGGCTTGGCTCGCGTGGGCCGTACCGACACGCCGCCTCCCCGACGGCCCGGCGGGTCACCGTGGTCACGGGTGAGATGTTCGCCCCCAGGCTGACGACGCTCCTGGGCGCGGTGCAGCGCGGCGACCTCGTCGTTGAGGTGATCCCCGTGGCGAACGACTTCTTCGGCCGCGCCATCGGCGTCGCAGGGCTGCTCACCGGCCAGGACATCCTCCAGCAGCTCTCCACCCGTGCCCTCGGCGACCTGGTTCTCATCCCCGCCGCGGCGCTGAAAGACCGCGAGGGCGTCCTCCTCGATGACCTGACACCCGCGGACCTCGCGAGCCATCTCGGAGTCGGCGTCAAGGCGGTGGACCCCACCCCGCGCGCCCTCGCTCGAGCCCTCCTCGGAGCCTAG
- the pgsA gene encoding CDP-diacylglycerol--glycerol-3-phosphate 3-phosphatidyltransferase, with amino-acid sequence MGLANWLTTFRILLIPVFVSLLVYRHTTAALAVFCLASVTDLLDGYIARTRGRPTRLGAFLDPLADKLLLTTSFVTLTYLYPRLLPFWITVTVLSRDLVLVLGTALIHVAGGRVHPTPTRLGKASAALQMLTVLAALLVLALKIDLWIKIALVWITAGFTIASGIQYLYQGTKLLNYPSDKEPHVPTLVR; translated from the coding sequence ATGGGACTGGCCAACTGGCTGACAACCTTCCGGATCTTGCTGATCCCTGTGTTCGTGAGCCTCCTGGTTTACCGGCACACCACGGCGGCCCTCGCCGTCTTCTGCCTGGCGAGCGTGACCGACCTCCTGGACGGCTACATCGCCCGAACCCGCGGCAGACCGACCCGCCTCGGCGCGTTCCTGGACCCGTTGGCCGACAAGCTTCTGCTCACGACCTCCTTCGTCACCCTGACCTACCTCTATCCGCGGCTCCTGCCGTTCTGGATCACGGTGACGGTGCTGAGCCGCGACCTCGTGCTGGTCCTCGGCACCGCGCTGATCCACGTCGCGGGCGGGCGCGTGCACCCGACGCCGACCCGACTCGGCAAGGCGAGCGCCGCGCTGCAGATGCTGACCGTCCTGGCCGCGCTCCTCGTCCTCGCCCTCAAGATCGACCTCTGGATCAAGATAGCCCTCGTCTGGATCACCGCCGGCTTCACGATCGCCTCCGGGATCCAGTACCTCTACCAGGGGACCAAGCTCCTGAACTATCCCAGCGACAAGGAACCCCATGTCCCGACCCTCGTCCGCTGA
- the hflX gene encoding GTPase HflX, which yields MAVTTTTRRPERALLAALCLPVQRRWEVLESLQELERLAEAAGAQVVGALTQEREAPSPSLHFGKGKVEQLRELARERRADLVISDDSLSPVQERNLERSLGVKVIDRTALILDIFAQRARTSEGKLQVEFAQFTYLLPRLVGQWKHLERLGGGIGTRGPGETQLESDRRIIRRRLRRIRDALGDVQTHRRLLRERRRSSGLPVVALVGYTNAGKTTLLNRLAGAAFPAADQLFVTLDPAARVVAAPGHQPFILTDTVGFIRKLPPQLVAAFKATLEELAEADVLIRVLDASHPQAAEQREAVERLVAELDLAERPSILVLNKMDRLPGGNGLPPAVGDGPRVAISALTGQGIEELLQQIELVLRPRLDHAVLRIPYADGPTLALCYKMGRVLRRTDEPGGIRLEVELPSHFLATVAPYRIGTP from the coding sequence ATGGCGGTAACGACCACAACCCGCCGCCCCGAGCGGGCGCTCCTCGCGGCGCTGTGCCTACCGGTCCAGCGGCGCTGGGAGGTGCTCGAGTCACTCCAGGAGCTGGAGCGGCTGGCGGAGGCCGCGGGCGCCCAGGTGGTCGGTGCGCTCACGCAGGAGCGCGAGGCGCCGTCGCCCTCCCTCCACTTCGGGAAGGGGAAGGTGGAGCAGCTCAGGGAGCTGGCGCGCGAGCGCCGGGCTGACCTCGTGATCTCGGACGACAGCCTGTCCCCGGTCCAGGAGCGTAACCTGGAACGCTCCCTCGGGGTGAAGGTCATCGACCGGACCGCCCTCATCCTGGACATCTTCGCCCAGCGCGCGCGGACCAGCGAGGGAAAGCTCCAGGTGGAGTTCGCCCAGTTCACGTACCTGCTCCCGCGGCTGGTCGGGCAGTGGAAACACCTCGAGCGACTGGGTGGCGGGATCGGGACGCGCGGCCCCGGCGAGACCCAGCTGGAGTCCGACCGGCGGATCATCCGCCGCCGGCTCCGACGGATCCGAGACGCGCTCGGCGATGTGCAGACCCATCGGCGGCTCCTCAGGGAGCGACGCAGGTCGAGCGGCCTCCCCGTCGTGGCGCTCGTGGGTTACACGAACGCCGGGAAGACCACGCTCCTCAACCGGCTCGCGGGCGCCGCCTTCCCGGCGGCCGACCAGCTCTTCGTCACGCTCGACCCCGCGGCCCGCGTCGTTGCGGCTCCGGGCCACCAGCCGTTCATCCTGACGGACACGGTCGGCTTCATCCGCAAGCTCCCGCCGCAGCTCGTCGCCGCGTTCAAGGCCACCCTGGAGGAGCTGGCCGAGGCCGATGTCCTGATCCGTGTCCTCGACGCCAGCCACCCCCAGGCGGCCGAGCAGCGCGAGGCGGTAGAACGGCTCGTGGCAGAACTCGATCTCGCCGAGCGACCGTCCATCCTGGTGTTGAACAAGATGGATCGGCTGCCGGGCGGCAACGGGCTCCCGCCCGCTGTCGGCGACGGGCCCCGGGTGGCGATCTCGGCCCTCACGGGGCAGGGGATCGAGGAGCTGCTCCAGCAGATCGAGCTGGTCCTCCGTCCACGGTTGGATCACGCCGTGCTCCGGATCCCGTACGCCGACGGTCCGACGCTCGCGCTCTGCTACAAGATGGGCCGCGTGCTCCGCCGCACCGACGAGCCGGGCGGGATCCGCCTCGAAGTCGAGCTGCCTTCGCACTTCCTCGCCACGGTCGCGCCGTACCGGATCGGCACGCCCTGA
- the miaA gene encoding tRNA (adenosine(37)-N6)-dimethylallyltransferase MiaA, which produces MSEHEDVAPPLVAIAGPTGVGKTRVAVHLAARIPLEVVSADSRQVYRRMDIGTGKPSPGELAAVPHHLIDVVDPDEHYHAARFRRDALAAIADIRGRGRLPVIVGGTGLYVRALLRGLVQAPPADPLFRRELEAWARARGPGALHERLARVDPEAARRISPKDKVRIIRALEIYRHTGEPLGTPSHWRESRPPWKLIMVGLTMPRPSLAQALHRRVDAMVGRGLRAEVQALLEAGYDEGLSALKGIGYRHFAWVIRGRLTEAEAVRLMKRDTVRYAKRQWTWFAREPDLLWMDVTTAGGPEGTAEAIAKLIERAGLV; this is translated from the coding sequence ATGTCTGAGCACGAGGACGTGGCACCGCCCCTGGTCGCGATCGCCGGGCCCACGGGCGTGGGCAAGACCAGGGTTGCGGTGCATCTGGCCGCGCGCATCCCGCTGGAGGTGGTGAGCGCCGACTCGCGCCAGGTGTACCGGAGGATGGACATCGGCACGGGCAAGCCGTCGCCAGGCGAGCTCGCCGCCGTGCCCCACCACCTGATCGACGTCGTGGACCCCGACGAGCACTACCACGCGGCGCGGTTCAGGAGGGATGCGCTCGCGGCGATCGCCGACATCCGCGGCCGCGGGCGCCTCCCCGTGATCGTCGGGGGCACCGGCCTCTATGTCCGGGCGTTGCTTCGCGGGCTCGTCCAGGCGCCCCCGGCTGACCCGCTCTTCAGGCGGGAGCTGGAGGCGTGGGCGCGAGCCCGGGGACCAGGAGCACTCCACGAGCGGCTCGCTCGAGTAGATCCTGAAGCAGCCAGGCGCATCTCACCGAAAGACAAGGTCAGGATCATCAGAGCTCTTGAGATCTATCGTCACACCGGCGAGCCACTCGGCACACCCTCCCACTGGCGCGAGAGCCGTCCCCCGTGGAAGCTCATCATGGTGGGGCTCACGATGCCTCGGCCGAGCCTGGCTCAAGCCCTCCATCGGCGCGTGGACGCCATGGTGGGGCGCGGGCTCAGGGCCGAAGTCCAGGCCCTGCTCGAAGCCGGCTACGACGAGGGTCTGTCAGCGCTGAAGGGGATCGGCTACCGCCACTTTGCCTGGGTCATCCGCGGCCGCCTCACGGAGGCTGAGGCCGTCAGGCTCATGAAGCGCGACACCGTCCGTTACGCCAAGCGCCAGTGGACATGGTTCGCCCGCGAGCCGGACCTCCTCTGGATGGACGTCACGACTGCCGGGGGCCCCGAGGGGACGGCCGAGGCCATCGCCAAGCTCATCGAGCGCGCGGGCCTCGTCTAG